Proteins found in one Planctomycetes bacterium MalM25 genomic segment:
- the egtD gene encoding Histidine-specific methyltransferase EgtD, which yields MPSSTDCATSSRRAHRLANGQSPSDFSAAEPSGASLSDFRADVLNGLSASPKRLPCKHFYDRRGSELFDQICELPEYYPTRTELAIMRRHAPAIAAAIGPGVALVEYGSGSSTKTRLLLDALIEPIAYVPVDISAEHLHATAERLAVAYPAIDIAPLAADFTEPLRLPPLPREPSHAAVYFPGSTIGNFEPPAALALLRQMGELVGEGGGLVIGVDLQKERDVLEAAYNDAAGVTAAFNQNLLVRINRELDGDLDPAAFDHRAVYDERHGRISLSLVSRVDQTATIEGERFAFAAGEAIHTEHSHKYTVDGFAALAAEAGFELRRSWTDDRDWFAALHLVVAG from the coding sequence CCGCCGAACCGTCCGGCGCGAGCCTGTCCGATTTTCGCGCCGACGTGCTCAACGGACTTAGCGCCTCGCCGAAGCGCTTGCCCTGCAAACACTTCTACGACCGGCGGGGGTCCGAGCTGTTCGACCAGATCTGCGAACTGCCCGAGTACTACCCGACGCGGACCGAGTTGGCGATCATGCGCCGCCACGCGCCGGCCATCGCCGCGGCGATCGGCCCAGGCGTCGCGTTGGTCGAGTACGGCAGCGGCTCCAGCACGAAGACGCGGCTCCTGCTCGACGCGCTGATCGAACCGATTGCCTACGTGCCGGTCGATATCTCGGCCGAGCACCTGCACGCCACCGCGGAGCGTCTCGCGGTCGCTTACCCGGCGATCGACATCGCGCCGCTGGCGGCCGACTTCACCGAGCCGCTCCGGCTCCCGCCCCTGCCGCGTGAACCGTCGCACGCCGCGGTCTACTTCCCGGGATCGACGATCGGCAACTTCGAGCCCCCGGCGGCGCTTGCCCTGTTGCGCCAGATGGGGGAGCTGGTCGGCGAGGGGGGCGGGCTCGTCATCGGAGTCGACCTGCAGAAGGAACGCGACGTTCTCGAGGCGGCCTACAACGACGCCGCGGGCGTCACCGCCGCGTTCAACCAGAACCTGCTGGTGCGGATCAACCGGGAGCTCGACGGAGATCTCGACCCGGCCGCCTTCGACCACCGCGCGGTTTACGATGAGCGGCACGGACGGATCAGCCTCTCGCTCGTTTCGCGGGTCGATCAGACCGCCACGATCGAGGGCGAGCGTTTCGCGTTCGCCGCCGGCGAGGCGATCCACACGGAGCACTCGCACAAGTACACGGTCGATGGCTTCGCGGCGTTGGCCGCCGAGGCGGGCTTCGAGTTGCGTCGGTCCTGGACCGACGACCGCGACTGGTTCGCCGCGCTGCATCTGGTGGTGGCTGGCTGA